Below is a window of Gossypium hirsutum isolate 1008001.06 chromosome A12, Gossypium_hirsutum_v2.1, whole genome shotgun sequence DNA.
GTcttgtatttatatattatatctgaGCTTCCCACAACCCAAAAGACACAAGATGGATCTAAAGCGCACCTAGCGATCTGTCGTATTCATTTAAACCTTGCCTAGTAAATTCCAATTTCGATGAATACTTATATCCTATCACAGTATCACTACTATTTAAACCTACCCTCGGTTCCACTGACAGTATCAGCGTGACTCAGAACAACTAAATTAGAAACTTAAAGCAGCGAAGGGAAGATATGGAATTTTCTTGCAAGGATTTCAAGGTAGGGAAATGCCAAGGCCAAAAGCTGGTGGATGGTGAATCCATGCCGCTAGTTCTGCAACCCCCCAAGGCAGACAAGGCTGATATGGAGTCGCTTCTGTTGGCTTTGAAGACAAACAAGGATTGGTTTGAGCAATTGATCATCAAAAACAGTGCTGTCCTCCTCCGGGGTTTTGATGTCAAGAATGCACAAGACTTCAATGACATCGTTGAAGCCTTTGGTTGGGATGATATTCGTTATGTCGGACCAGCACCTCGGACGCATGTGCATAAACGTGTCTGGACAGCTAACGAAGGACCTCTCTCCGAGTTCATATATTACCATCATGAAATGGTTCTGGTATGTCCCTTTTCGCTACTATAATATCTTCTGGAAACAAAGACATAACTCCATGCTTTTACAAATGCAACCCAAATTACGGGATCAATTACTTATTTAGCTatttcttagtttttaatcaacttcaataaatatataaatgttaggAAGGCTGCATATGGAGCTGTAAAATTGGCCATGATTATGATTGATTTACACAAAACGGAACGCAGAAcaaatcaaacatgaaatttGATCCTACTGCGCTCTCGAATTTGATAATCTTTGTCTATAGCTGACAATTTTGATGATGCAGTGAAGCTAAAACATATAAGATATCTTTCACTTTAAAAGTTGACACATATGGCTTCTCCTTAGGTCACGAATCAGCTATGAAATTGGTGTTTAACTAGATCTTACAATGCCATTGTTCACCAGATAAAGGAATCTCCGAAGACATTACTACTATTCTGCGAGGTGCCACCACCGGAAGGTGGAGAGACGCCCTTTGTTCCTAGCTTTCGAGTAACAGAGCGGATGCTAGAGGAATTCCCAGAAGCTGTGGAGGAAATGGAAGCCAAGGGGTTACAATACTCATTTACAGCCCTCAGCAAGAACGATACATCATCAATGAGGGGCAGAGGCTGGGAAGATACTTTTGGAACATCGGACCGTGAAGAGGCCGAGAGAAGGTTCGAATTTGATTGAacatttagtatttaatatttattaaaaatttaaaattgaagcacatatacatatatgcttaTGAGCCTTAATTCTGAGATAGTCTGTGAGCCTCTAAACACAGCCAAAAATGCAAAAAATGTTACAGGGCCGAAGCGCTGGGAATGGACTTGGAGTGGCTACCTAATGGGGGAGTGAAGGCTGTATTGGGACCTCGATCTCTAACTAGGGTGTTTGATCGAAGGAAGGGGAGGAGAATGTGGTTTAACACTGTAGTCGGTATGCATGGAAAAGAGATAAGCTCAGCTAGCATGGCAGATGGAACAGAGATTCCAGAGAATGTAGTTAAGAGATGTGGAGAGATCATAGAAGAAGAAAGCATTCAATTCAAGTGGGAGAAGGGTGATGTTGCCATCTTTGACAACATGGCTTTGCTCCATGGACGGAGGCCTTCTAAGCCCCCCAGAAGAGTCCTTGTTGCCACTTGCAAGTAGACTTCCCCTTGCCTCAACTTTATCCATCCAAACATATCATCTTATACCaacactttttaatttaaaagctTTGCTTCGTTTCGACATCAGTCATCAGTCCTATGTGGAATAAGAAAGCATTTGTATCTTGAAATGTTTctttaaaatataatgaaataataaaaacaaactttgtaaaccttttttttttcttttttggatatTTTCATTATAGCATAAagatatatatagttaaattaaTACCTTTTATATCTACTTATATATGCATGGAAAGTTCAAAAATCTATCATTATTTGCTCAAGAAATATGTAAGCTGGAGGAGCCCTTCTCTTGGATGGTACAAGTTGAAAACTGATGGCACGTGTAAATCAACTACGGGCATAATCGCTTGTGGAGGAGTTATACGAGATTAGCATGAGAAAtggatttttggattttttagattttttagatTCATTGGTTCTTGTTCTGcattggaagctaaattttgaggTGTTGAAGACTTTCGACTTGCCTGGTGGAATGGTCAAAGAAGAGTTGTTCTTGAATTGATAATATTGATGGTGTTAATATGTTGACCAGGAATGCTAAGATTGGAGAGTATAACTTCAGTTGGGAAGCTCGTACATAAAGAAAGAATGAGAGGTGATTATATTACAAGTCTACAGGGAAGGCAATAAGCTTACTGATGGTTTAGCTTTGGTGGCTTGGAATCATCCGTTACAATGTCTCTGCCTCATGGGTTTTTGATTTACTATATGCTAACGCAATAAGCTTACTGATGGTTTAGCTTTGGTGATTTGAGGTCAACCGTTGCAATGTTTCCTGATAGGTTTTTAATTTACCATATGCTAACTGTCATGATTTTGTAACCGAAGAATAGTGTTGATTAATGTTTGTTTTATTCTctctttgataaaaaaaaattggaacttaaaaaaaaagcaaGAGGAATGGTCATTGATGATTTCCGAAGCTCCCGAGCAGCCCTGTAACCAATATGGTCATGGTTATTCCACCAGACTTCACATTCCAACTTGAATTTTAACAATTGATACGAATATGATGACTCGATTAGATAATGGCCAACTCCAGCATGCAATGCACGCATTGCTTACGGTGGAAGTACCTGAATGATGGGGCGTTAAGATGCACTGACCCCGATATGCATATAACAAATCAATCACAATATCTAAGTCATGCTAAGTGGAAAACAATAGCGTATTAATTAGATTAGATCCAACGACGTTAcggacagcaagaaattaaacaGAACATAGTAAAAATATTgcctacttttttttatttctggaGAAATAAGAAAGAGAACAAATTCCGAGCATAGCCCTATTTCAGTCTGATGTTTGCCAGGCCGGATGGTTTTGACTGTgcattttaacatttcaaataaAAGAGAACAATTTCACATGGCCCGCTAACAGCCGtaaagattttcaaaaatcaagcaCAACTATGGGGCATGCAAATGCATGTCTTACCCACGACCCCTCCCCACATATCCATACCCTCTTCCATAATACCCACCACGATAACGACCACCACGTCCACGTCCAGTTCCACGCCCACGTCCACCTCGAtgtcttgaaaaatcaccaaaagtCTGCACCACCAAAACCACTACAATATCAAAAAGGGTCCACATATTTCAGAGAGTTAATAGGAAGAATAAACAAGCAATGCATCATCACCTCTGTGTCTAACTTCATTTGCTCAGAGAATCTCGGCCTTCCGTTTTGCGAGTCATTATCAAGTGCATTGCAGGAGAGAGTATCAAAAAAGTCATCCTTATTGTAAACAGGCTGTACAACACCAGAATGATAGAGTGAGTAGAGAGCCTTTAAGATAATCAAATTATTACATGAGTTAAATATAAGTTGGTAAGATAACCTTCGTTTGAATCTTAGGTATTTCAGCATCATCTTCATCTTGAGAACCATATTCATCAACGGCATCTGCTTCTTTATCCTTAGTATGAGATTTGCTACTGTTACCAAGATGACCCCATACTTCATCTTTCTTGAATTTCTCATTCATTGCCACGAAATCAAAGTCTTCAGTAAATTTTGTCACTGGACGTGAACTCTACCAATAAGAGTTTTCCATAATATACAGTCAGTCTTGAAGAATAACTATAACCAACAATAAAATgcattcaaaattttatttatgaaactTGATAAGCCAAGAATTATCTCTAAAACATCTACAAACTAACCCAAATAGTCAATTCCACCCAATAAATTACAGGCTAAAATGAAATGGTTTAGCCTATAATCACATAGCTTCAACAAGACAACAACAATATTCAGCTTGCTGCATCTtttcaaatttgtgaaaattCAACTTTAGACTACAAATGTAAACGAAGTTTACCCCagttcctcttcctcttcctcttcctcttcctctttcaTATCCTCTATAACCATGGCGAGGTTGAAAGGAAGCTCCATTTGGCTAGTGGGAAAAAAATTGTAACACTTGTCAGGCTCCTTACAACATTCAGTTAAGCAAATTATTGCAAATGAAAGTCAATGAACTTAACACTCATGAAaggtttttttatcaaatatcatATAAAGCAACAAAGTAAATTCTACACTACAATAAACAACACACAAACCTAAAAATGTATATCTCATGCTCATCATGATTTTTTCTCGTTTGGGACAGGCACTACTTGGgtaaaagaagagaagaaaacaaGTAAAATAATTGCCGTTATGCATTAAAAGTGCCCACCTTGCGTGTGCTAACTACTCATAATCTACAAAAAGATCCTTACAAAAGGAGACACATACTTTCACAAATGAAACCACGAGGCTAACCCTTCAAATGGACCCAGATAATCACACATTCTAAGAATCCATACTTGGTTTAACTTTCCATATCAGTTCTAATTTCCCGTTTTGCAATTCATAATCACATTAATACCTTCTCAAGCAGCCTACAGTCAACAACCCAAGGAAAAGAAAACTATTGAAAATATGTACCACTAGTACATGGCAACAAAAATTTGGAAATTTCAAACTCAAAATCCTGtgaaacaaaaatcaaaacaCCGGAGCACTTTCTGTACGGTAAGTACAGCATCCTAAAGAAGTAGCTTCAGGAGCAAATTTCTTAATATGGTAAAAAAGGAACAGAATTTGCAAATGTTAACATCCGCACTATTCTCTTATCACTTCACTGCAACCAAAGTTGTCAAAGCCAGATGCAGAATATTAATGTCAAAACAGTTTATTAGATATCAGTGTGCAATGCACTCTGGGCACTAGAACCTTGCATCACACAAGGCACAGAGGGTGAAAAGTTTGGTCAAAGCAAATGTGCTAATTTCTAAAAGATAACTAGCTTAAGAATTTGTTTCGTAGCATTAGGCAATGTGTCCCCAACAATcaatgtttatttaattttgagcTTTATTTAAAATAGAAGCATCAAAGTACCTTTGGGGCAACATGTGAAGAAACAGGTAATGACAATAATGGAGGCTGAGCTTCTGAGACAACAGGTACTGATGGTTCAGGCGATAATGATGAGGACACTTGAACCACTTCCACATCTTTATGTGCAGTTACTGCAGGCTGAGATGAAGGAACAACAGTA
It encodes the following:
- the LOC107934790 gene encoding clavaminate synthase-like protein At3g21360, with translation MEFSCKDFKVGKCQGQKLVDGESMPLVLQPPKADKADMESLLLALKTNKDWFEQLIIKNSAVLLRGFDVKNAQDFNDIVEAFGWDDIRYVGPAPRTHVHKRVWTANEGPLSEFIYYHHEMVLIKESPKTLLLFCEVPPPEGGETPFVPSFRVTERMLEEFPEAVEEMEAKGLQYSFTALSKNDTSSMRGRGWEDTFGTSDREEAERRAEALGMDLEWLPNGGVKAVLGPRSLTRVFDRRKGRRMWFNTVVGMHGKEISSASMADGTEIPENVVKRCGEIIEEESIQFKWEKGDVAIFDNMALLHGRRPSKPPRRVLVATCK